From Solwaraspora sp. WMMD1047, the proteins below share one genomic window:
- a CDS encoding carbohydrate ABC transporter permease, translating to MTTPGGTPMTTVDPPPGPPSAAARRRGHRLGSIWWHLGALALLAVVLYPVVWVVAASFKPSQSILGSLELLPSEPTTENYRRAADGVAGISVFRFFWNSTVLAVLSVVGTVASSALAGYAFARLRFRGRGVMFALMISTLLLPFHVLIIPQYAVFQNLGLVDTYLPLLIGKFLAAEAFFVFLMVQFMRGIPHELDESARIDGAGHWGTFWHIILPLSRPAMITTAIFTFIWTWNDFFGPLIYVSTPEKYPLPLALQLYIDQTSLSDYGALMAMSMLALVPVIGFFLFFQRFLVEGVSTSGLKG from the coding sequence ATGACCACACCCGGAGGTACGCCGATGACCACCGTGGACCCGCCACCCGGTCCCCCGTCGGCCGCCGCGCGGCGGCGCGGTCACCGGCTCGGCAGCATCTGGTGGCACCTCGGCGCGCTCGCCCTGCTGGCGGTGGTGCTCTATCCGGTGGTCTGGGTGGTGGCCGCCTCGTTCAAGCCGTCCCAGTCCATTCTCGGCAGCCTGGAGCTGCTACCCAGCGAGCCGACCACCGAGAACTACCGGCGGGCGGCCGACGGGGTGGCCGGCATCAGCGTGTTCCGGTTCTTCTGGAACTCGACGGTGCTCGCGGTGCTGTCGGTGGTCGGCACGGTCGCCTCCTCGGCCCTGGCCGGCTATGCCTTCGCCCGACTCCGGTTCCGCGGCCGGGGCGTGATGTTCGCCCTGATGATCTCCACCCTGCTACTGCCGTTCCACGTGTTGATCATCCCGCAGTACGCGGTCTTCCAGAACCTCGGCCTGGTGGACACCTACCTACCGCTGCTGATCGGAAAGTTCCTCGCCGCGGAGGCGTTCTTCGTCTTCCTGATGGTGCAGTTCATGCGCGGCATCCCGCACGAGCTGGACGAGTCGGCCCGCATCGACGGCGCCGGACACTGGGGCACCTTCTGGCACATCATCCTGCCGCTGTCCCGACCGGCGATGATCACCACGGCGATCTTCACCTTCATCTGGACCTGGAACGACTTCTTCGGACCGTTGATCTACGTCAGCACGCCGGAGAAGTATCCGCTGCCGCTGGCCCTGCAGCTCTACATCGACCAGACCAGCCTGTCGGACTACGGTGCGCTGATGGCGATGTCGATGCTGGCGCTGGTGCCGGTGATCGGATTTTTCCTGTTCTTCCAGCGATTCCTCGTCGAGGGCGTCTCCACCTCGGGGCTCAAGGGGTGA
- a CDS encoding sugar ABC transporter permease encodes MTTTSAVTSAERTPATGTGAAVSRKRRRRPGDGAAGYLFLSPWIIGMLLLTIGPMAASLYLSFTDYNLFTSPEWIGLENYRRMLGDARWLQSVRVTLLYVLLAVPIKLAAALGVAMLLNNRRRAQGFYRAAFYGPSLIGASVSVAIVWRALFSDDAVVDRLMRSVGVSTGGWLGNPDYSLLMLVLLAVWQFGAPMVIFLAGLKQVPPELYEAAHVDGAGRWRRFRSITLPMISPVLFFNLLLETINSFQIFTSAYVIGGKNGSPAGSTLFYTVHLYGQGFSDFRMGYASAMAWMLLLGIGLVTIVLFRTARGWVHYSGDNR; translated from the coding sequence ATGACCACGACGTCCGCGGTGACGTCAGCCGAACGCACTCCGGCCACCGGGACCGGGGCGGCGGTGTCGCGCAAGCGGCGCCGCCGCCCCGGCGACGGGGCGGCGGGATACCTCTTCCTGTCGCCGTGGATCATCGGGATGCTGCTGCTGACCATCGGGCCGATGGCCGCCTCGCTCTACCTCTCCTTCACCGACTACAACCTGTTCACCTCGCCCGAGTGGATCGGGCTGGAGAACTACCGGCGGATGCTCGGCGACGCCCGCTGGCTGCAGTCGGTCCGGGTCACCCTGCTCTACGTCCTGCTCGCGGTGCCGATCAAGCTGGCCGCCGCGCTCGGGGTCGCGATGCTGCTGAACAACCGCCGCCGGGCGCAGGGCTTCTACCGGGCGGCGTTCTACGGACCCTCCCTGATCGGCGCCAGCGTCAGCGTCGCGATCGTCTGGCGGGCGTTGTTCAGCGACGACGCGGTGGTGGACCGGCTGATGCGGTCGGTCGGGGTCAGCACCGGCGGCTGGCTCGGCAACCCCGACTACTCGCTGCTGATGCTGGTGCTCCTCGCCGTCTGGCAGTTCGGCGCCCCGATGGTCATCTTCCTGGCCGGGCTGAAGCAGGTGCCGCCCGAGCTGTACGAGGCGGCGCACGTCGACGGCGCCGGCCGGTGGCGGCGGTTCAGGTCCATCACCCTGCCGATGATCTCGCCGGTGCTCTTCTTCAACCTGCTGCTGGAGACGATCAACTCCTTCCAGATCTTCACCTCGGCGTACGTGATCGGGGGCAAGAACGGCAGCCCGGCCGGGTCCACCCTCTTCTACACCGTGCACCTCTACGGTCAGGGCTTCTCCGACTTCCGGATGGGCTACGCCTCGGCGATGGCCTGGATGCTGCTGCTCGGGATCGGGCTGGTGACGATCGTGCTGTTCCGCACCGCACGCGGCTGGGTCCACTACTCCGGGGACAACCGATGA